aaatcccccaaatcccacctgAGACCCCCCAAATCCTTTCTGAGACCTAAATCTCATCAGACCCCCCCCAAATCTCACCTAGGACCAGTCCAAACCCAGAGATCTGAGGAGTTTATAGGAATTTGGGGAAGAGTTACCCAATTTTAGGGGGTGGTTCCATGGACCTGGGGGGGTTCACAAGGATTTGGGGGGGTTCACAaggatttttgggtttttacaAGGATTTGAGGAGGCAAACATGCCTTTGGGGCGGAGTGATGCTAATTTAGGAGCGGCTCCACGAGCCGTGGGCGGTCCCAGAGATTTTGGGGGCGTTCCGTGGATTTCCGGACTTAGGGATAGGGAGGGAATTCCCGAGTATTTGGGGAGCCGGAGCGGGGGGTTggagccccctccccactcaCTGCATCTCCTCGAGGCgagccaggagctgctcggCCAGCTGCTTCTCCTTGGATTCGCATCCTGAGGGGTCCCGGGCGCGGCTCCACTCCAGCTCCGACAGCTCCTGTTCCCCCGGCGTCATCCCCATCAACCGCTTCGACCTGGGGGGGGGGTCACCGAGCGCTTGGACCCCCGACCACCCCCCCAGATTAACCCCCCCGACCCCCCTCCCCGCTCGAGACCTGAAGTCTTCCAGCTGCCGGGAGATCTCCGGCTCCTGGAAGTTCTGGATGTCCTGCAGGAATCGCCGCTGGGTCTCCTCCGACAGCAGCTCCGGACGGGTCCGTTCTGAGGGGGAGGAGGCGGTGGAGACCCCTCCCCATTAACAGCCCCCCGGCCAGGGGTTGTGGGGGCTCCCAAAGCCCCCTcccccccagctctgggggccgCCTTTGCAGCAGTTTCCGGAAGGGTTGTGGCCCCCTCAAAAAGAGGAGGGGTCGGGGGNNNNNNNNNNNNNNNNNNNNNNNNNNNNNNNNNNNNNNNNNNNNNNNNNNNNNNNNNNNNNNNNNNNNNNNNNNNNNNNNNNNNNNNNNNNNNNNNNNNNNNNNNNNNNNNNNNNNNNNNNNNNNNNNNNNNNNNNNNNNNNNNNNNNNNNNNNNNNNNNNNNNNNNNNNNNNNNNNNNNNNNNNNNNNNNNNNNNNNNNNNNNNNNNNNNNNNNNNNNNNNNNNNNNNNNNNNNNNNNNNNNNNNNNNNNNNNNNNNNNNNNNNNNNNNNNNNNNNNNNNNNNNNNNNNNNNNNNNNNNATCCAGTCCGCCCCCCCAAACTTTCCCCCTCCTCTATTTTACCTCGGCTCCAACCCCTGCCGGCGGGGAGGGGGGAACAGAGACAGAAGTTACTCTCAGGGTGTAGCCCCCCCACCCTTGGGCGCCCCCCGGGGAAATGTCACCCTCAGCACCCCCTCCCCCCCGGTTTGGGGGGGTCTCTGGGGGGTGCGGGAGCCCCCTCCCCATCTCACCACGGGGCAGGAGTCGAACTGGAGCACGACGTGCTGCAGGAAGGCCATGAGGGACAGCGGGTGCTGccgcagcagctccaggctctggaaCTGGCTGTTCTGCTCCTCGGGGGTCTGGGGAGGGGACGCGGGGGGGGTGTCAGGATTTGGGGGGAAAACGCGGGGGGTTCCCCCAGGGAGCCCCTCCCCACGCTCACGGGCTCGATGTCGTTTTCGAAGTCCTCGTCCTCGGCACCGATGATGGCAGCGGCCGAAGGGCCGCGGGCACCCGCGCACGGCGGCTTGGGGGGAACCGAGGGGTCGGGGGGGCCTCGCCGGGGTCCTCCAGGCTCCCCCAGCCTGAGGCCCCCAGGACCCCCCAGTACTGCGACCCATCCCCCCCGACACCCGTGACCCCAAGACTGAGACTTCAGGATGCCAGAAATCCCCAGGACCCCCCGAGACCCCCAGGACCCCCTCCGAACCCCCGGGACGCCCAGATGCCTCAGATCCCGGGACCCCCGAGACCCCCCGGACCCCTGCGATCTTGGGGACCCCGGGACTCTAAAAtccacaaaacccccaaaaccgCGGGGTCCCCAAGGCCCCGCGACTCTCGGGACCCCCAGGGACGCGGGATCTCGGGGGGTCTCCGGACCCCCCCAGGGGTGGGAGGCTCCGCTCACCCCACTGAGACCCTCCTCCGGCTCCATCCTGCTCGCGGGGGGGCTCGTCCTGTCAGAAGTTTGAGGGGGGGGGGGCTCTCAGGATTTGGGGGAGGGTGTCAGGGGTCGGGGGGGTTTCTTTGCCCCCCCCACCGCGGTTCTGGGGAGGGGTCGCgggtggggagggggcggcgCCGCTCTCCGGGGCCGCACAAAGGGCCCCGTTCACACCGGGGCGGGGCGAGGGGGGCCAGGGCGGATCCCCCCAAAAACCGTTTCGGGATGGGGGACACGCGTGGGAATCCGGGGGGCGCCCTCGGGGGGCCAAGCGGAACTTGAGGGGCGCTTTGGGGGGTCGCGGGGGACTNNNNNNNNNNNNNNNNNNNNNNNNNNNNNNNNNNNNNNNNNNNNNNNNNNNNNNNNNNNNNNNNNNNNNNNNNNNNNNNNNNNNNNNNNNNNNNNNNNNNNNNNNNNNNNNNNNNNNNNNNNNNNNNNNNNNNNNNNNNNNNNNNNNNNNNNNNNNNNNNNNNNNNNNNNNNNNNNNNNNNNNNNNNNNNNNNNNNNNNNNNNNNNNNNNNNNNNNNNNNNNNNNNNNNNNNNNNNNNNNNNNNNNNNNNNNNNNNNNNNNNNNNNNNNNNNNNNNNNNNNNNNNNNNNNNNNNNNNNNNNNNNNNNNNNNNNNNNNNNNNNNNNNNNNNNNNNNNNNNNNNNNNNNNNNNNNNNNNNNNNNNNNNNNNNNNNNNNNNNNNNNNNNNNNNNNNNNNNNNNNNNNNNNNNNNNNNNNNNNNNNNNNNNNNNNNNNNNNNNNNNNNNNNNNNNNCCGGGAATCCTCCAGCCCCAAACCGTGACACCCCTGAGACCCCCAGCCCCAAACCGTGACACCTCAAACCTCTGAGACCACCGGGAAACCCCCAGGCCTAAACCGTGACATTGAAGTACTGAGACCCCGCCCAACCCCTGAGACCCCAGACTCAAATCCCAACATCCCAACACTGAGGCCCTCAATTCCCCAAGCCCCCTGCCCCCTAATCCCCCCCTCTGAGGGGCGGCCCCCCCAGGTCCCAGGGGATTTTGGGGCGGGCCCCCCATTTCCCTCCCCTCGGGGCACTGGGGCGAATCTCCTCAGGGCCTGGGCGGATGCAGCTGATGGCGGCTGCTCCCCAAATCCAGGGGGCTCCCCCAAAACAGGGGGTCCCGAGCcccctcctcctcagcctcctcctcctcctcacaggTATcgcggggggggggggggaatgGGGGAACTGGGTACCGAGGCTTGGGTCTGGGGGTTCTGGGGGTCCCGAGGGTCTCCGGGGTTGCGCCTGGGGGTCTCAGGGGTCCTAGTGGTCTCAGACTTGGGTCTGGGGGTTTCAGGGGTCCCGGGGCTTGGGTCAGAAGGTCTCAGGGGTACTGGGGGTCTCAGGGCTTGGGTCTGGGGGTTTCAGCAGTCCTAGGGATCTCAGGGCTTGGATCTGAGGGTTTCAGGGGTTCCTGGGTGTCATTTCTGGGGTCTCAGGGTTTGGGTCTGGGGGATTCTCAGGGGTGCTGAGGATCTCATTTCTGGAGTCTCAGGTTTTGGGCTGGGGTGTTTCAGGACCTGCCGGGTCTCAGGGTCTGGAGATCTTGGGGGTCCCGCCTGTGCCCACCCCTTATGGGTCCCCAGTGCCCATCCCCCATGACCAGGGGGACCCCTGAACCCGGCAGGGGTCTCTGGGGGAACCCAAAAGCACCGCGTGCTTCCCCCGAGCCACCTGTGCCAGCGTGACCCCGCCGAGCTTCCTGTCCCCAGCTGAACTGAAACTGGGGACAGGAAACAAACTGGGGGGGCTGCGGAGCCACCCTGGGCCACCTGTGCGAGACCCCCACCCGCAGGGGGGCTGCAGTGCTTCCCTCACCcgcgggggtcccgggggtccgCACTGACCCCTCAGCAGGGTCACTGCCCCTCAAGGACCCCCCACTGTTCAACACAGGTTCCTTTTTGTGAGACCCTGACCCATGGGGGACTGCGGGGATCCCCCTGCGGGGATCGGGGGTCTCTGTGCGAGCCCCTGCCCCACGGCGGGTCCGCAGTGCCCCCCTCAGCAGGCTCGCTGAGCGCCCTTTGTCCCGCCCAGGCTGCCAGTGCCAGAGCCCCGCGTaccccccggctgtcccccCGCGCTCGGAGCCCCCGGAACCGCTGGCCGTGGCCATCAACCCCGCCCCCGGCCCGTCCTGCGGCTCCTCGGGCGAGCTCCGCGTGTGGCCCGGGCCTACGTCCCGCTCCGCGGCTCCCGGCGAGCCCCTGAGCCTCGAGTGCCGCTTCGAGGCGCCGCCGGCCGCCACGGTCACCTGGCTGCAGGTGTGTCCCCGGCGCTACCACAGCCGGGGCTGCAGCTGGCCGCAGGAGGTgccggcggcgggcgggggtcGTCAGGTGGATCGGGAGGGCTGTGTGTCCACGCTGAGcttccagagcctgcagcacaACCATAGTGGGCTCTACTTCTGCCGCCTGCAGCTCGGCGAGGCGGCCGCACAGTCCTGCGGCACCTTCGTGCGGGTGCACGGTGAGTGGGGGTCTCGGGGTGTGGGCTCGGGGAGGTTTCGGGAGGTCTGGCTGACCCGGCCTGTCCGGCAGAGCCCGTGCCGGTgccattcctgcagctgagggaCGCCACCAAGAACAGGATCCTGACGGCGCagggggtgctgctgctgctctgcgccgcggggccggggctgctgctgctcttcagggTGAGGAGGGGGCGACAAACGGGACCCCGCCCTTTATTCCGGCCCTGCTGTCCCCGGGATTTCAGTCCTGACAACCCCGATTCCTCCTGGTACCCATAAACCCTTCCCCAGGcgccccccaaaaaaccctgaCACCTCTTATTCCACCCCAGAGACCCCCAATTCTCCCTCTGGCACCCCCAGTTCccccccccagcaccccaaatcCCCTTCAATTCCTCTTCAATCCCCCCGGGTGTCCCTCAAACTCCCCCCGCACCCCTTTTTTATTCCCCTCCCAGAAGCGCTGGGCCAATGAGCGGCTCCTCCAGCCCAAGAAAATCGCCCTGGAGGAGGAAAATCTTTATGAGGTGACCTGGGGGGGAGGCCGTGAGGCCCCCAAaaaggggctggggaggaggggggtgTCCATCACCCCCAAACCAACCCCCCACCCCCATTTCCCCCTCTGCAGGGGCTGAACTTGGATGAGTGCTCCATGTACGAGGACATTTCTCGGGGGGTCCAAGCCACCTACCAGGACGTGGGGACCCCCCCCGCTGCTGACGGCCTGCTGGAGAAGCCTTAAAAGACCCCCAAAATCATCCCAGgggacccctccccaaacccctgCGTGCCCCCCACCCAACAAAGGCTTTGCTTTAGGAACTTaaggctgtgctgagcccccCCCCCCAATAAAGCTGGTGAGGGTctggggggtgctgggggacCCCCTCTCGCCTGGAGCGGATAGATGGCTAATAAACAATTGATGAATCTTCGATAAGTTGTGAATAAATAATGAGGATGAGACCTCCGTTTTCCTCCAATATCCCAAATTCCCCCCCTATTTTCCTTATAATTTCCCCCCATTTTAGCATAATAACAATAACACtgacaataacaataataatgttATTAAGtgattaataattaataattaacaaCGATgatataataattataatgcAATGACATATtatacaatattaaaataataaattattaaataatataacaTTTTACTAtagctttaattttattaattttaaaatattatagtatttaataatatattattaaatataacGAATACTAAATACTATTATTAAATAGTAgtgataaataataaataattaataatttcccCCATTATCCAAAACTtcccatgttttatttttatcccgttttccccccttttttcccaatttttctcATTATCCCTCATTATCTGCAAGTCCCTCGTTCCATCCCATTATCTCCCACTTGCTCCTTTCTCTACCATCTCTATTTCCCctcatttttctgcaaaattttctcCCAATTTCCCATTATTCCAATTTTTAGCCCACTATGTCCCATTTCCCTGCACTATCTGCCAATTTCCCCCCATTTCCCCTCACTATCCCTATTTTCCCTCTATCCCCATTTCTCCCCATTATTTCCCATTCTCTCTATTCTCCTCCCATCTCACCCCACTATCGCCATATCTCCCCAATTCTCCCCCATCACCCCAAATTTCCCTCAATGTgccccttttctccccttttgcGTCCATGTTTCTGCCgaattttccctgtttttcccccACTTTCCCTCATTATTCCCAACTCGCCTCAGCCCCGCCCCGCCTCCCCCTCACGGAGGCCCCGCCCCTCTCTCTGAGCGCCGCCTTTTCCCGCCGCCGTGCTCTCGACCAATCAGCGCCCGAGCTCTGGGGCCGTGCGGACCAATCAGAGCGAAGCGCGGGAGAACTCGAGCGAGCCCCGGCACCCAACGGCCGCCGGCACGAGCCGGCGTTGGCCCCGCCCACCGGCGCGTGAGGGGGCGAGGCCTCGGAGCAGGTGGGAGAACTGGGGAGAAATTGGGGAAAATGGGGGGAATTGGTGAGGATTGGGAGTCCTGGGGCGTCCTAAGGGGAAGTGTGGGTTGTAAAAAGGAATGGAGAGCTCTGGGGGAAgatctgaggggaaaatgggggTTGAAGTGGGGCTTGAGGGCTCTTCGGGGGGGGGCTGGTGATATCGGGGGCTGGCTGAGAGGGAAATGGGGGTCCTGCGGGGAACTGGGGGTCCTGAGGGTTACTCAGGGGGGAATGGGAGCCTCTGGGGGGGGAAACTAAGGTGAAATTGGGGGACTGGGGGGTAATTACCAGGTCCTGGGGGTGTGAATTAGGGTGAATCTGAGTACCAAGAGGTTCCATGGGGGGAATGGGGATCCTGAGGGGGAAAACTCAGAAACCTccctttttccagctttctccCAGGCGCCACTATGAGCCACCACCCGGGGGCCCTGGGGGTCCCCCTGCACCGCCccctccccattcccacccGCTCCAAATCCAAACGCCTCCGGACCAAACGGGAACGCAATGCCGCCAAATTCGGCCCAAAGCTGCCCCTGAGGGGCTCCCGGCAGGGTCCCACCGGTCCCCCTcgctggctgcagcctcccctgTGGGGGGGTCTCGCTTTGGGCAGCCCCCTGGGCCCCCCAAAACCTGTGGTGATCACCCAGAAGCGGCTGTGCCACCGCGGCCTCTTCAACCACGAGGTCAAATCTCTCGACGTCCGGCGCCTGCTGACCCCTGCCCCTGGTGGGGATGGCCCCCCTCCGGCCCCCCAAATTGAGGAGGGAGAGGTCGGGGGGGTGAAGGATCTGGTGGCCAGTCTGGCCTCGCTCCTGGGCAGTTTCAGGGTGTTTGGGGGGCGGGAGCTGGTGAGCGAGCGGCGCCGGagcctgctggctgtgctcaggaggCACCGACGGGGACCCCCAGACCTGGGGGTCTTCCTGGCCCACCGgaccccagcccagcccccagGTACTGCCCCCACCCCAGGGGGAGGGAGTGGGGCACCAGAGGGACGCACCTCCCCACCCCAAATCAAGTGTTGTCTTCAGCAGGTCTGGGGACCCCCAGGGGCCCCCGACAAGAAGGAAGACCGAGACCTCCAGGACGAGCAGTCAGTTTGGCGGGGTGGAAGATGGGGGACCCCCCTGCCAGAACTCCCAGCCCACTTCGTGCTGTCAATACAGTGAGTGCCTCAAAAAGTGCCCTAAGAGGACTTCAAAAGTGCCCCCAAAGTACCCCAAAAGTGGCCCAAAACTTACCCTAAATtgctccctccccatccccccCCGCAGCCACCCCCCcgtgctcccagccccatttTTGAAGCCCTCAAAGAGCAGGAGGTGAGTCTGGAATTTTGGGGGGTGGTTCCCCCCCTGTTTTTGGGAGTGTCCCGGGGGGGTTTGTTGACCccccctcctcacccccagAACCCTTTCTCATGGAGCTCAGCcgaggatgaggaggatgagaCCCCCGGGGGGCTTACCCAGGCGTGGGGTGGTCCCGGGGGGCTCCTGCCGGCAGCCCCCCCCTTTTGGAGGTCCCCCCAGCCTCCCCAGGCAGAGGAAGCGGCAGGGGGGGATGAAGGCTGGACCCCCATAGCCCTCCGGGCCCTCAGCCCAGACCCTCCACCCTGGGGACCCTCCCGATCCAGAGATACCCATGGGCCCCCTCGCGCCCCCAGACCCCCTCGGGCCCCCAAAACCTGGAGAACTGAGAAGCCCTGGGACCCCCCGGATCCCTCCAGACTCCCCTGGGAACTCCCAGAcccctccccccctcccccgACCCCCCCCAGACCCTCTCGGGCCCCACAAATCTGGAGCCCAGAGCCCCGCAAGGCCTCCCAGGCTGCCCTCAGACCCCTCTGGGACCCCCCGAACCCCTCCAGACTCCCGTGGGACCCCAGACCAtggagcccagagctgcccagggctgcccaggacCACCCCA
The nucleotide sequence above comes from Parus major isolate Abel unplaced genomic scaffold, Parus_major1.1 Scaffold597, whole genome shotgun sequence. Encoded proteins:
- the LOC107199353 gene encoding rho guanine nucleotide exchange factor 1-like gives rise to the protein MEPEEGLSGPPCAGARGPSAAAIIGAEDEDFENDIEPTPEEQNSQFQSLELLRQHPLSLMAFLQHVVLQFDSCPVVRWGGGSRTPQRPPQTGGEGVLRVTFPRGAPKGGGATP
- the CD79A gene encoding B-cell antigen receptor complex-associated protein alpha chain isoform X1 translates to MQLMAAAPQIQGAPPKQGVPSPLLLSLLLLLTGCQCQSPAYPPAVPPRSEPPEPLAVAINPAPGPSCGSSGELRVWPGPTSRSAAPGEPLSLECRFEAPPAATVTWLQVCPRRYHSRGCSWPQEVPAAGGGRQVDREGCVSTLSFQSLQHNHSGLYFCRLQLGEAAAQSCGTFVRVHEPVPVPFLQLRDATKNRILTAQGVLLLLCAAGPGLLLLFRKRWANERLLQPKKIALEEENLYEGLNLDECSMYEDISRGVQATYQDVGTPPAADGLLEKP
- the CD79A gene encoding B-cell antigen receptor complex-associated protein alpha chain isoform X2, which gives rise to MQLMAAAPQIQGAPPKQGVPSPLLLSLLLLLTGCQCQSPAYPPAVPPRSEPPEPLAVAINPAPGPSCGSSGELRVWPGPTSRSAAPGEPLSLECRFEAPPAATVTWLQVCPRRYHSRGCSWPQEVPAAGGGRQVDREGCVSTLSFQSLQHNHSGLYFCRLQLGEAAAQSCGTFVRVHEPVPVPFLQLRDATKNRILTAQGVLLLLCAAGPGLLLLFRRWANERLLQPKKIALEEENLYEGLNLDECSMYEDISRGVQATYQDVGTPPAADGLLEKP
- the LOC107199350 gene encoding basic proline-rich protein-like isoform X3 — encoded protein: MSHHPGALGVPLHRPLPIPTRSKSKRLRTKRERNAAKFGPKLPLRGSRQGPTGPPRWLQPPLWGGLALGSPLGPPKPVVITQKRLCHRGLFNHEVKSLDVRRLLTPAPGGDGPPPAPQIEEGEVGGVKDLVASLASLLGSFRVFGGRELVSERRRSLLAVLRRHRRGPPDLGVFLAHRTPAQPPVLSSAGLGTPRGPRQEGRPRPPGRAVSLAGWKMGDPPARTPSPLRAVNTPPPRAPSPIFEALKEQENPFSWSSAEDEEDETPGGLTQAWGGPGGLLPAAPPFWRSPQPPQAEEAAGGDEGWTPIALRALSPDPPPWGPSRSRDTHGPPRAPRPPRAPKTWRTEKPWDPPDPSRLPWELPDPSPPPPTPPRPSRAPQIWSPEPRKASQAALRPLWDPPNPSRLPWDPRPWSPELPRAAQDHPRPPWAPQLWNSEPSRALLDGPRPLWDPPRPHWDPADAPRPLWDSADPPRAHPDPPRPPRLWSPELPWDPPAPPKPPRDALRPSRDPGAWSPEPPGVPQDAEPSRCCCRRLCRDMTRRDPPCRDTSHGAPRRPAPLCPYLLQPKRPRPGWGGGWGAAWGGPRDSPPSPFLLPVCGCPCSGLCRGGAWR
- the LOC107199350 gene encoding basic proline-rich protein-like isoform X1; protein product: MSHHPGALGVPLHRPLPIPTRSKSKRLRTKRERNAAKFGPKLPLRGSRQGPTGPPRWLQPPLWGGLALGSPLGPPKPVVITQKRLCHRGLFNHEVKSLDVRRLLTPAPGGDGPPPAPQIEEGEVGGVKDLVASLASLLGSFRVFGGRELVSERRRSLLAVLRRHRRGPPDLGVFLAHRTPAQPPVLSSAGLGTPRGPRQEGRPRPPGRAVSLAGWKMGDPPARTPSPLRAVNTPPPRAPSPIFEALKEQEVSLEFWGVVPPLFLGVSRGGLLTPPPHPQNPFSWSSAEDEEDETPGGLTQAWGGPGGLLPAAPPFWRSPQPPQAEEAAGGDEGWTPIALRALSPDPPPWGPSRSRDTHGPPRAPRPPRAPKTWRTEKPWDPPDPSRLPWELPDPSPPPPTPPRPSRAPQIWSPEPRKASQAALRPLWDPPNPSRLPWDPRPWSPELPRAAQDHPRPPWAPQLWNSEPSRALLDGPRPLWDPPRPHWDPADAPRPLWDSADPPRAHPDPPRPPRLWSPELPWDPPAPPKPPRDALRPSRDPGAWSPEPPGVPQDAEPSRCCCRRLCRDMTRRDPPCRDTSHGAPRRPAPLCPYLLQPKRPRPGWGGGWGAAWGGPRDSPPSPFLLPVCGCPCSGLCRGGAWR
- the LOC107199350 gene encoding basic proline-rich protein-like isoform X2 — translated: MSHHPGALGVPLHRPLPIPTRSKSKRLRTKRERNAAKFGPKLPLRGSRQGPTGPPRWLQPPLWGGLALGSPLGPPKPVVITQKRLCHRGLFNHEVKSLDVRRLLTPAPGGDGPPPAPQIEEGEVGGVKDLVASLASLLGSFRVFGGRELVSERRRSLLAVLRRHRRGPPDLGVFLAHRTPAQPPGLGTPRGPRQEGRPRPPGRAVSLAGWKMGDPPARTPSPLRAVNTPPPRAPSPIFEALKEQEVSLEFWGVVPPLFLGVSRGGLLTPPPHPQNPFSWSSAEDEEDETPGGLTQAWGGPGGLLPAAPPFWRSPQPPQAEEAAGGDEGWTPIALRALSPDPPPWGPSRSRDTHGPPRAPRPPRAPKTWRTEKPWDPPDPSRLPWELPDPSPPPPTPPRPSRAPQIWSPEPRKASQAALRPLWDPPNPSRLPWDPRPWSPELPRAAQDHPRPPWAPQLWNSEPSRALLDGPRPLWDPPRPHWDPADAPRPLWDSADPPRAHPDPPRPPRLWSPELPWDPPAPPKPPRDALRPSRDPGAWSPEPPGVPQDAEPSRCCCRRLCRDMTRRDPPCRDTSHGAPRRPAPLCPYLLQPKRPRPGWGGGWGAAWGGPRDSPPSPFLLPVCGCPCSGLCRGGAWR